One Owenweeksia hongkongensis DSM 17368 genomic region harbors:
- a CDS encoding S9 family peptidase: MKQLVLLFTLITSIAVGQQKTFTMEDAVLNQHRNLAPKRLQQLQWIPESNSFSYVEKKEEETQLILGNAEEDDKAQSVLTLSTLNEKLSEIDGPKCRRFPSLTWIDATIFTFEDNQNVYRFNLSENKVEKTDSLELPAKAENRDYAPNTGHIAYTVENNLYILKGDEVVAVSVNKNKGIVSGQTVSRSEFGITHGIFWSPDGTKLAYYVKDESEVTGYPIVDWTTKPATVEYIKYPMAGTDKTEKISVNVYDVNSGKTTTLKTGEPNTQYLTNVAWGPKSEKIYIAHLNRDQNHMELKIYDALNSDFEKVLFEEKSERYVEPQHPVHFVKGNDDQFIWESSRSGFNHLYLYNTKGKLVKQITKGNWEVTGFEGFDKDGKNVFYTSTATSPLNRDLYKVSIKGGKPTRLTANEGTHMPKLNDAGTYFIDNFSSTEVPWRSQIIGTNNKVNYTLIDSDNPLTDYKLGEMNLFTIKDKDGGDLYCRMYLPTDFDSTKTYPVIVYLYGGPHAQMIRNYWGGGGNLWYQYMAQRGFIVWTLDNRGSGNRGQAWEQNTFRQLGTVEMEDQMQGLEYLKSKSYVDTNRMGIHGWSFGGFMTMSMMSRNPGVFKAGVAGGPVIDWSFYEVMYTERYMDTPEQNPEGFEASNLINHIDDLEGKLLIIHGSSDDVVVWQHTQMYLKAAVEKGKQVDYFDYPMHKHNVRGKDRVHLMQKVTDYFMDYLK; the protein is encoded by the coding sequence ATGAAGCAATTAGTTCTGCTTTTTACCCTTATAACTTCTATTGCAGTAGGTCAGCAAAAAACCTTCACTATGGAGGATGCTGTGCTGAATCAACATAGAAACCTCGCTCCAAAGAGGTTACAGCAATTACAATGGATTCCCGAGAGTAACAGCTTTAGTTATGTCGAGAAAAAGGAAGAGGAAACCCAGCTAATACTGGGGAATGCAGAAGAAGATGATAAAGCTCAAAGTGTACTTACTCTTTCTACTTTAAATGAAAAATTGAGTGAAATAGACGGGCCAAAATGCCGCAGATTTCCTTCATTAACCTGGATAGATGCTACCATATTTACATTTGAAGACAATCAAAATGTGTATCGGTTCAATCTTAGTGAAAATAAAGTGGAAAAAACGGACAGCCTGGAACTTCCCGCGAAAGCGGAAAACCGGGACTATGCGCCAAATACTGGACACATCGCTTATACCGTAGAAAACAACCTTTACATTTTAAAAGGCGATGAAGTAGTAGCCGTTTCTGTAAATAAAAACAAAGGCATAGTAAGCGGACAAACCGTTTCCCGAAGCGAGTTTGGAATCACTCATGGAATCTTTTGGAGCCCTGATGGAACCAAATTGGCCTATTATGTAAAAGATGAAAGCGAGGTAACAGGCTACCCCATCGTAGACTGGACGACCAAACCGGCTACTGTAGAATATATAAAGTACCCGATGGCTGGAACAGATAAAACGGAGAAGATTTCTGTAAACGTTTACGATGTAAATTCCGGTAAAACCACCACTTTGAAAACTGGCGAGCCAAACACGCAATACTTGACCAACGTGGCTTGGGGGCCAAAAAGTGAGAAGATTTATATCGCACACCTAAACCGCGATCAAAACCACATGGAGCTAAAAATCTATGATGCTCTAAATAGTGATTTTGAGAAAGTACTATTTGAAGAAAAGAGTGAACGCTATGTGGAACCCCAGCATCCGGTACATTTTGTAAAAGGAAATGATGATCAATTTATTTGGGAAAGTAGTCGCAGCGGATTCAACCATTTGTACCTGTACAATACCAAGGGAAAGCTTGTAAAGCAGATCACCAAAGGCAATTGGGAAGTAACCGGATTTGAGGGTTTTGATAAAGACGGCAAAAATGTGTTTTACACTTCTACCGCTACCAGCCCGCTAAACCGTGATTTGTACAAGGTTTCAATAAAAGGTGGAAAACCCACTCGCCTTACGGCAAATGAAGGAACCCACATGCCAAAACTCAATGATGCAGGAACTTACTTTATTGACAATTTTTCGAGCACAGAAGTACCGTGGAGAAGCCAAATCATTGGGACCAACAATAAAGTAAACTACACTTTGATAGATTCAGATAACCCGCTTACCGATTATAAATTGGGTGAAATGAACCTATTTACCATAAAGGACAAAGATGGCGGTGACTTGTATTGCAGAATGTATTTGCCAACAGATTTTGACAGTACAAAAACCTACCCTGTTATCGTGTATTTGTACGGAGGGCCGCACGCCCAGATGATCCGCAACTACTGGGGTGGCGGTGGTAATCTTTGGTACCAATACATGGCTCAGCGTGGTTTCATCGTTTGGACGCTCGACAATCGAGGCTCCGGAAACCGTGGTCAAGCTTGGGAGCAAAATACTTTCCGTCAACTGGGAACTGTAGAAATGGAAGACCAAATGCAGGGCCTAGAATATTTGAAAAGCAAAAGTTATGTGGATACAAACCGCATGGGAATTCACGGATGGAGCTTTGGGGGATTCATGACCATGAGCATGATGAGTCGCAATCCTGGAGTATTTAAAGCTGGCGTTGCCGGTGGCCCTGTGATTGACTGGAGTTTTTATGAAGTAATGTACACCGAACGCTATATGGACACTCCTGAGCAAAATCCTGAAGGATTTGAAGCCAGTAACCTAATCAACCACATTGATGATTTAGAGGGAAAACTACTTATCATTCACGGAAGTAGCGATGACGTGGTAGTGTGGCAGCATACTCAAATGTATTTGAAAGCTGCGGTAGAAAAAGGAAAGCAAGTGGATTACTTTGATTACCCAATGCACAAACACAATGTACGTGGCAAAGACCGCGTGCACTTGATGCAAAAGGTGACGGACTATTTTATGGATTATTTGAAATAA
- a CDS encoding DUF6909 family protein, which yields MPYSKQRSRESRAAIERLYITMRHLFIRGFYKPMGISGESLKEALLTLKPEIYGDITDPERVELNGLLYVAERLPKGIEECRFIQLVAREGFEQAGYTPFIPLKRRRNCYRIDKDRMYVEMSRGRSDIYDILTHLTFLYIEAEKIKNHAIDQRGKTTDNWKQLAEVVTKLENDKEIEEKQALVYLSNVLGRTVTETQVAVEGFKKSYGCNNLYHFAYWLGQLAIEESEDKPKREIKVSAKLREVVGHHVYGEVWATAIKRFLAEKDWLHRPIHIISANLHSVMNALYGFEALKENKFENLMDLAEYTGADKTGKAADVIQKYAGKNGLYYLGDASGTNLSVQIIDSEKLDFAKLPYLKNYKTGDDNPVLIVMDYAFGEQAYECMDELLKPFEVENSATPLNIQSINVMGKAGILEGKKGDLMIPTAHVFEGTADNYPFENDLSPEDFKGSGIPIFAGPMITVLGTSLQNRDVLQHFLTSTWNAIGLEMEGAHYQKAIQSAAQIRESISPDVKVRYAYYASDNPLVTGSTLSSGSLGIEGVKPTYWITQQILEKILS from the coding sequence ATGCCATACTCCAAACAACGATCACGCGAATCACGAGCAGCCATTGAGCGCCTTTATATCACTATGCGTCATCTATTTATCCGTGGGTTTTATAAACCAATGGGTATAAGTGGTGAATCTTTGAAGGAAGCTTTACTTACGCTAAAGCCGGAAATATATGGCGACATTACCGACCCAGAGAGGGTAGAGCTAAACGGTTTGCTGTATGTAGCTGAGCGTTTACCGAAAGGCATTGAAGAATGTAGGTTTATTCAACTGGTGGCCCGCGAAGGTTTTGAACAGGCTGGCTACACGCCATTTATTCCGCTAAAGCGAAGAAGAAATTGCTACCGTATAGACAAAGACCGCATGTATGTGGAGATGAGTCGCGGCCGCAGTGACATTTATGATATTCTTACTCACCTTACATTTTTGTATATAGAAGCGGAGAAAATTAAAAATCACGCTATCGATCAGCGAGGAAAAACCACAGATAATTGGAAGCAATTGGCTGAAGTGGTGACCAAGCTTGAAAACGATAAAGAAATAGAGGAGAAGCAGGCCTTGGTGTACTTGAGTAATGTTTTGGGCCGCACGGTTACCGAAACTCAAGTAGCAGTAGAGGGGTTTAAGAAAAGCTACGGATGTAATAATTTATATCACTTTGCTTACTGGCTTGGTCAATTGGCGATTGAGGAATCTGAAGATAAGCCCAAGCGAGAGATTAAGGTTTCTGCCAAATTACGTGAAGTGGTAGGGCATCATGTATATGGTGAAGTCTGGGCCACGGCCATAAAACGATTTTTGGCGGAGAAAGATTGGCTACATAGGCCAATACATATCATAAGTGCCAACCTTCATAGTGTGATGAATGCGCTTTATGGTTTTGAAGCACTGAAAGAAAACAAGTTTGAAAACCTGATGGACTTGGCTGAATATACTGGTGCAGATAAAACAGGAAAAGCTGCAGATGTCATTCAGAAATATGCGGGTAAAAATGGTTTGTATTACTTGGGTGACGCCTCAGGCACCAATCTTAGCGTACAAATAATTGACTCCGAAAAGTTAGACTTTGCTAAGCTTCCATACTTAAAGAATTATAAAACTGGAGATGACAACCCCGTACTTATTGTGATGGATTATGCCTTTGGCGAACAGGCCTATGAATGCATGGACGAACTGCTAAAACCTTTTGAAGTAGAAAATTCAGCAACACCACTTAATATTCAGTCAATCAATGTGATGGGGAAGGCTGGTATACTTGAAGGTAAGAAAGGAGATTTAATGATTCCTACCGCTCATGTGTTTGAAGGAACTGCTGATAATTATCCTTTTGAAAATGATTTATCGCCTGAAGATTTTAAAGGTAGCGGTATTCCAATTTTTGCCGGTCCCATGATTACGGTGCTGGGAACAAGCCTTCAAAATAGGGATGTGCTGCAGCATTTTTTAACATCTACCTGGAATGCCATCGGGCTGGAAATGGAAGGCGCTCATTATCAAAAAGCTATACAAAGTGCAGCACAAATTCGTGAAAGTATTAGCCCTGATGTGAAAGTGCGCTATGCTTATTACGCTTCTGATAATCCGCTGGTAACAGGAAGTACACTTTCATCAGGAAGTTTGGGTATAGAAGGAGTGAAGCCTACGTATTGGATTACGCAGCAGATTTTGGAGAAGATACTTTCTTAA
- a CDS encoding NADP-dependent isocitrate dehydrogenase gives MTQTPKIIYTKTDEAPALATYSLLPIISAYTDTAGVEVETRDISLAGRILALFPDFLNDDQKVGDALAELGALAKTPEANIIKLPNISASIPQLEAAIKELQSKGYNLPDYPKDPQTEAEKAIRAKYDKVKGSAVNPVLREGNSDRRAPRAVKQYAQKHPHRMGAWSSDSKSHVASMSHGDFYGSEKSVTVPAATDVKIEFFGDDGNKRVLKEKTSLLAGEIIDASVMSSEALKEFLAKQIEDAKEKDVLFSLHMKATMMKVSDPIIFGTAVKIFFADVFAKHAETLESIGVDVNNGFGDLLAKIETLPADQKAEIEADIKEVYAKRPDVAMVNSDKGITNLHVPSDVIIDASMPAMIRTSGQMWDKDGKQKDTKAVIPDRSYAGIYQETIDFCKEYGAFDPTTMGSVSNVGLMAQKAEEYGSHDKTFQMTANGAVKVIDANGDVLLEHPVKQGDIWRMCQTKDAPVEDWVKLAVNRARATGNPAIFWLDKNRAHDAEIIKKVEKYLPNHDTNGLDIQILAPVDATRFSLERIKEGKDTISVSGNVLRDYLTDLFPILEVGTSAKMLSIVPLMNGGGLFETGAGGSAPKHVEQFVEENHLRWDSLGEFLALAVSLEHLGQTFNNPRALILGETLDEATAKFLDNDKSPSRKAGELDNRGSHFYLAMYWAEALAKQTKDAELQTAFKAISQDLAANEETIVNELNSVQGQPVDIDGYYKGDDAKISAAMRPSNTLNSILEKISAAV, from the coding sequence ATGACACAGACACCAAAAATCATTTACACCAAAACGGACGAAGCTCCAGCATTGGCTACCTATTCTTTGCTACCTATTATTAGTGCCTACACTGATACGGCTGGCGTAGAAGTAGAAACCCGGGACATTTCCTTAGCGGGAAGAATTCTTGCTTTGTTTCCTGATTTTTTGAATGATGATCAAAAAGTAGGCGATGCGTTGGCAGAACTTGGTGCTCTTGCTAAAACTCCGGAAGCCAACATTATTAAGCTTCCAAATATTAGTGCCTCTATTCCACAATTGGAAGCTGCTATTAAAGAACTTCAGAGTAAAGGTTACAACCTTCCTGACTACCCTAAAGATCCACAAACAGAGGCTGAAAAGGCAATTCGTGCGAAATATGATAAAGTAAAAGGTAGTGCTGTGAACCCAGTTCTTCGTGAAGGAAACTCTGACCGTAGAGCTCCTCGTGCAGTAAAGCAATATGCTCAAAAACATCCACACAGAATGGGTGCCTGGAGCAGTGACTCTAAGTCTCACGTAGCTAGTATGAGCCACGGTGATTTTTATGGAAGCGAAAAATCAGTCACCGTTCCTGCCGCTACTGATGTGAAAATTGAATTTTTTGGCGATGATGGAAATAAGCGTGTTCTAAAAGAAAAAACATCTCTCCTTGCCGGAGAAATTATTGATGCATCTGTGATGAGCAGTGAAGCTTTGAAGGAATTCTTAGCTAAGCAAATTGAAGACGCCAAGGAAAAAGATGTGTTGTTTTCATTGCACATGAAGGCCACCATGATGAAGGTTTCTGATCCAATCATTTTTGGAACTGCCGTTAAAATTTTCTTTGCTGATGTATTTGCAAAACACGCTGAAACATTAGAGTCTATTGGTGTAGATGTGAATAATGGTTTTGGTGATTTACTTGCTAAAATTGAAACCCTTCCAGCTGATCAAAAAGCAGAAATTGAAGCTGATATTAAAGAAGTGTATGCAAAGCGCCCGGATGTAGCCATGGTAAATTCCGATAAAGGCATTACCAATCTACATGTGCCAAGTGATGTAATTATTGATGCATCAATGCCTGCGATGATTCGTACTTCGGGACAAATGTGGGATAAAGATGGAAAGCAAAAAGATACCAAAGCAGTAATTCCAGACAGAAGCTACGCTGGTATTTACCAAGAAACTATTGACTTCTGTAAAGAGTATGGAGCATTTGACCCAACTACCATGGGAAGTGTTTCTAATGTAGGTTTGATGGCTCAAAAAGCTGAAGAATACGGCTCTCATGACAAGACTTTCCAAATGACAGCAAACGGAGCTGTAAAGGTAATTGACGCCAATGGCGATGTACTTTTGGAGCATCCCGTAAAGCAAGGTGATATTTGGAGAATGTGCCAAACAAAAGATGCACCCGTAGAAGACTGGGTAAAGCTTGCTGTAAATCGCGCTAGAGCTACTGGTAATCCTGCAATTTTTTGGTTGGATAAAAACCGTGCGCACGATGCTGAGATTATCAAGAAAGTAGAAAAGTACTTACCAAATCACGATACAAACGGTTTAGATATTCAAATCCTTGCTCCTGTTGATGCCACTCGTTTTTCACTGGAGAGAATCAAAGAAGGAAAGGACACCATTTCTGTAAGTGGAAACGTACTGCGTGATTACTTAACTGACCTCTTCCCTATTTTAGAAGTTGGTACTTCGGCCAAAATGCTTTCTATCGTTCCATTGATGAATGGCGGAGGATTGTTTGAAACCGGAGCTGGTGGTTCTGCACCAAAACACGTAGAGCAGTTTGTAGAAGAAAACCACTTGCGTTGGGATTCCTTGGGCGAATTTTTAGCACTTGCTGTTTCATTAGAGCACCTGGGGCAAACCTTTAATAACCCAAGAGCTCTGATTCTTGGTGAAACTTTGGATGAAGCTACTGCTAAGTTTTTGGATAATGACAAGTCGCCTTCGCGTAAAGCAGGAGAACTTGACAACCGTGGAAGCCACTTTTATTTGGCGATGTACTGGGCAGAAGCCTTGGCTAAGCAAACCAAAGATGCTGAGTTACAAACAGCTTTTAAAGCTATTTCGCAAGACCTAGCTGCCAATGAAGAAACAATTGTAAACGAATTGAATTCTGTGCAAGGACAGCCAGTAGATATTGATGGCTATTACAAAGGTGATGATGCTAAGATTTCTGCAGCAATGCGCCCAAGTAACACCTTAAACTCTATTTTGGAAAAGATTTCTGCTGCGGTTTAG
- a CDS encoding DNA polymerase III subunit gamma/tau, with amino-acid sequence MENFIVSARKYRPQAFDEVVGQQHVTNTLLNAINQNHLAQALLFTGPRGVGKTTCARILAKMINSEEATGDDQDFSFNIFELDAASNNSVDDIRNLIDQVRFAPQVGNYKVYIIDEVHMLSQAAFNAFLKTLEEPPAHAIFILATTEKHKIIPTILSRCQIFDFKRITVEDTAKHLKGVAEKEGITADSEALHIIAQKADGALRDALSIFDRIVSFSGKNITYNDVITNLRILDYDYYFRTTDLILAGDRSGLLLIFNEILDNGFDGHLFANGLAAHFRDLLVCQDPKTLQLLEVGESTKARYGQQSKQVDPMFLLRGLKLLGEVDVKYKGSNNARLLVELSLLQLSQLVHGEPEKKKPSPEVNRKSEVGGHKLGIDIPKAEERQPQATSHIPQTANSTPPAPQPVQEKSASYKPEPSVTPATPAKKTATTPGKLKKRRSSFSISGSLEGKATAEGEEESDVDETAINPALPKDAFDEAQFTNIWNEYIEHVKGQGHQRIYSTLANKTIKLKENFTIELHLENEIQDSYFTEGKADILKYVRQKLNNFSVQFEISIIKSAKKLEPYSPQEKFQYLAEKNPNLLILKQKLDLDIE; translated from the coding sequence ATGGAAAATTTCATTGTCTCTGCACGTAAATATCGCCCTCAGGCATTTGATGAAGTAGTAGGTCAGCAGCACGTAACTAACACGTTGCTTAATGCTATCAACCAAAATCATCTAGCACAAGCGCTGTTGTTTACCGGCCCTCGTGGGGTTGGTAAAACTACCTGTGCGCGTATTCTCGCTAAGATGATTAATAGCGAAGAAGCTACAGGCGATGATCAGGATTTTTCATTCAATATATTTGAGCTCGATGCAGCTTCAAATAACTCCGTAGACGATATCCGAAACCTGATTGATCAGGTACGCTTTGCTCCTCAGGTGGGAAATTACAAGGTGTATATCATTGACGAGGTTCACATGCTTTCTCAGGCAGCTTTTAATGCCTTCCTTAAAACGTTGGAAGAGCCGCCAGCTCACGCCATTTTTATTTTGGCCACTACCGAGAAGCACAAGATTATCCCAACCATTTTGAGCCGCTGTCAAATTTTTGACTTCAAACGCATTACTGTTGAGGATACAGCTAAACACTTAAAAGGTGTAGCTGAAAAAGAAGGAATAACAGCAGATAGTGAAGCACTTCATATTATCGCTCAAAAAGCTGACGGAGCGCTACGTGATGCTCTTTCTATTTTTGATCGTATTGTTTCCTTTTCAGGGAAAAACATCACTTACAATGATGTAATCACCAACCTTCGAATTTTAGACTATGATTATTATTTCCGTACCACGGATTTAATCCTTGCCGGAGACCGCTCAGGGCTGCTACTTATTTTTAATGAAATATTGGACAACGGTTTTGACGGACACCTTTTTGCCAATGGTTTGGCTGCGCACTTTAGGGATTTATTGGTTTGTCAGGATCCTAAAACATTACAATTATTAGAAGTTGGCGAAAGCACCAAGGCTCGGTATGGCCAACAGTCTAAACAAGTTGACCCCATGTTTTTGCTTAGGGGTTTAAAACTCCTGGGAGAGGTGGATGTGAAGTACAAAGGCAGTAATAATGCCCGACTGCTCGTAGAGCTTTCTCTACTTCAGCTTTCGCAATTGGTTCATGGTGAGCCCGAAAAAAAAAAGCCTAGTCCTGAGGTAAATAGAAAGTCAGAAGTCGGGGGTCATAAGCTAGGAATTGATATTCCAAAGGCGGAAGAAAGACAACCACAAGCTACAAGCCACATACCGCAAACAGCTAACTCCACCCCTCCTGCTCCACAGCCCGTGCAGGAAAAAAGTGCAAGCTATAAACCAGAACCAAGTGTTACCCCTGCCACCCCAGCTAAGAAAACGGCTACCACTCCTGGTAAGCTGAAAAAAAGGAGAAGTTCATTTTCAATTTCCGGAAGCCTGGAGGGAAAAGCAACCGCAGAAGGCGAAGAAGAATCAGATGTTGACGAAACCGCCATCAACCCGGCTTTACCAAAAGATGCTTTTGACGAAGCCCAGTTTACCAATATTTGGAATGAGTACATCGAGCATGTGAAAGGCCAAGGTCATCAGCGTATCTACAGCACTTTGGCTAATAAAACCATTAAGCTAAAGGAGAATTTCACCATAGAGCTTCATCTCGAAAATGAAATACAAGATTCTTATTTTACTGAGGGGAAAGCGGATATTTTAAAATACGTTCGGCAAAAGCTGAATAATTTTTCTGTTCAATTTGAGATTTCAATAATTAAGAGTGCCAAAAAACTGGAGCCTTACAGCCCACAAGAAAAGTTTCAATATTTGGCTGAAAAGAACCCCAACCTCTTAATTCTAAAGCAAAAACTAGATCTTGACATTGAGTAA
- the rpsF gene encoding 30S ribosomal protein S6, with product MNQYETVFIMNPVLSPEQVRETVQKFKGLIESKDGKVLHEEDWGLKKMAYAIEHKRSGFYFLLEFQAPGEIIAPLEVDMKRDERIMRFLTMKMDKHHVEFAKNRRKKLQNA from the coding sequence ATGAATCAGTACGAAACCGTTTTCATCATGAATCCCGTCTTATCTCCTGAGCAGGTAAGGGAAACGGTACAGAAGTTTAAAGGCCTTATTGAAAGTAAGGATGGAAAAGTACTTCACGAAGAAGATTGGGGGCTAAAGAAAATGGCCTACGCAATCGAGCACAAGAGAAGTGGTTTTTATTTCCTACTAGAATTTCAGGCTCCTGGTGAAATCATTGCTCCACTAGAAGTGGACATGAAGCGTGACGAGCGCATTATGCGTTTTCTTACCATGAAAATGGATAAGCATCACGTAGAGTTTGCCAAGAACAGAAGAAAGAAATTGCAAAACGCCTAA
- the rpsR gene encoding 30S ribosomal protein S18, with protein MSELETGSNQSEIRYLQPLKIDTGKREKYDRFLRYGLKYVDYKDTKFLLQFVNEQGKILPRRITGTSLKYQRKVARAIKRARHLALMPYVADNLK; from the coding sequence ATGAGTGAATTAGAAACCGGATCGAATCAATCCGAAATCAGATATCTTCAGCCTCTTAAAATTGATACAGGTAAGAGAGAGAAGTATGATCGCTTCCTACGTTACGGACTTAAGTACGTAGACTACAAAGACACAAAGTTCCTTCTTCAGTTTGTAAATGAGCAAGGTAAAATTTTGCCAAGAAGAATTACCGGAACATCATTGAAATACCAGCGTAAAGTTGCCAGAGCCATCAAGCGTGCACGTCACCTGGCTTTGATGCCTTATGTAGCTGATAACCTTAAATAA
- the rplI gene encoding 50S ribosomal protein L9 — MELILKQDVENLGYKDDIVEVRPGYGRNFLIPSGVAVQATPGAKKMLAENIKQRKHKEAKEIEEAQKVAAQLNDQKMKITTKVGKGNKLFGSINNANLADELSKMGHHIDRKYIQIQGGTVKATGPYQAKIRLHREVVVDFDFEVVGEA; from the coding sequence ATGGAATTGATACTGAAACAAGACGTAGAAAACCTTGGCTACAAGGATGATATCGTAGAAGTAAGACCAGGATACGGTCGTAACTTCCTTATTCCTTCAGGAGTAGCGGTACAAGCTACCCCTGGTGCTAAAAAGATGCTTGCTGAAAACATCAAGCAACGTAAGCACAAAGAAGCTAAGGAAATCGAAGAAGCACAAAAAGTTGCTGCTCAGTTGAACGATCAGAAAATGAAAATCACTACCAAAGTTGGTAAGGGTAACAAACTTTTCGGATCTATCAACAATGCAAACCTTGCTGATGAGCTTTCTAAAATGGGTCACCATATCGACAGAAAGTACATCCAGATTCAAGGTGGTACTGTAAAAGCTACAGGTCCTTACCAAGCAAAAATTCGTTTGCATCGTGAGGTAGTTGTAGATTTTGACTTTGAAGTAGTAGGTGAAGCTTAA
- a CDS encoding DUF4168 domain-containing protein — protein sequence MTNMVRSLLVTGCTTLALMLSSTDAAAQQTTAMPQVTQAKDYSDAELQKFADATKEVQQLQMATQQQMAAAIQKEGMDPMKFQQMAQAQQSQAEATQEYTEEEQQAYANAMKVVMSMQQDVQAKMQTKLHENDMTMQEYQTMAMAIQQSPEMTQKVKDMMAES from the coding sequence ATGACCAATATGGTTAGATCTCTTTTAGTAACAGGATGTACAACTTTAGCTTTGATGCTAAGCTCTACTGATGCTGCTGCCCAGCAGACCACTGCTATGCCGCAAGTAACTCAGGCTAAAGATTACAGCGATGCAGAGCTTCAAAAGTTTGCCGATGCTACTAAGGAAGTACAACAATTACAGATGGCAACACAGCAGCAAATGGCTGCCGCCATTCAAAAAGAAGGAATGGATCCAATGAAGTTTCAGCAAATGGCTCAAGCACAGCAAAGCCAAGCCGAGGCTACTCAAGAATATACTGAAGAAGAGCAGCAAGCTTATGCCAATGCGATGAAGGTGGTAATGAGTATGCAGCAAGATGTGCAAGCTAAAATGCAAACTAAGCTTCATGAAAATGACATGACCATGCAAGAATATCAAACTATGGCTATGGCCATTCAGCAATCGCCAGAAATGACGCAGAAAGTAAAAGATATGATGGCTGAATCATAG
- a CDS encoding WD40/YVTN/BNR-like repeat-containing protein, producing the protein MLKLLLQTAFSLLCLSANAQLVLSGSPTDSESSLRGLCAVSESICWVSGSEGRVLRTTDEGKTWENLSPKGYDDLQFRDIHAFGKDTAIILSAGLPAVICKSINGGKSWKEVYRNETEGVFFDAMDFWDEQRGMAFSDAPEEHLLIITTTDAGETWKEIPKKHSPKVFSHQGGFAASGTCINTFGKSSALIGLGGPEATVLLTNDFGKTWTKTIAPIDFGEPSKGIFSIDMLNENYGFCVGGDYQADSLTNQNMATTFDGGKTWQALEHPEILGLYKSCVNVINEKDIIATSRTGIIYSRDSGKTWHKLNGSFYSVSTVNGVSWLSGPSGSVARITW; encoded by the coding sequence ATGTTAAAACTTCTGCTTCAAACTGCATTCAGCCTATTATGCCTTTCGGCAAATGCTCAACTGGTCCTAAGCGGCTCCCCTACCGATTCTGAATCCAGCCTTCGAGGATTGTGTGCCGTGAGCGAATCCATTTGCTGGGTAAGCGGTTCTGAAGGAAGAGTATTGCGCACCACGGATGAAGGAAAAACGTGGGAAAACCTTTCCCCTAAAGGATATGACGATTTACAGTTTAGAGATATTCACGCCTTTGGTAAGGACACGGCTATCATACTTTCTGCTGGCTTACCAGCTGTTATTTGTAAAAGTATAAATGGTGGCAAATCTTGGAAAGAAGTATATAGAAATGAAACAGAAGGCGTTTTTTTTGACGCTATGGACTTTTGGGACGAGCAAAGAGGAATGGCTTTTAGCGATGCTCCTGAAGAGCACCTTTTGATTATTACTACAACAGACGCTGGGGAAACTTGGAAAGAGATACCAAAAAAACATTCTCCAAAAGTATTTTCCCACCAAGGTGGGTTTGCGGCTTCAGGAACGTGCATCAATACTTTTGGCAAAAGCTCAGCCCTAATTGGCCTTGGTGGCCCTGAGGCAACAGTCCTCCTTACAAATGATTTTGGTAAAACCTGGACTAAAACCATAGCACCAATTGATTTTGGTGAACCCTCAAAGGGAATATTTTCCATTGACATGCTCAATGAAAACTATGGTTTTTGCGTGGGTGGCGATTACCAAGCTGACTCTTTAACAAACCAAAACATGGCTACAACTTTTGATGGAGGAAAAACATGGCAAGCATTAGAGCATCCAGAAATTTTAGGTTTATACAAGTCATGTGTAAACGTGATAAATGAAAAGGATATCATTGCCACCAGCCGCACAGGTATTATCTATTCACGCGACAGCGGTAAAACCTGGCACAAACTAAACGGAAGTTTTTACAGTGTTTCAACCGTAAATGGGGTTTCATGGCTTTCTGGTCCTTCAGGATCTGTGGCACGGATTACTTGGTAA